TGTTCCCCACGCTTTCCATGCCCGCCCGGACGGCACGCGCCGCTGCCCTGGCGGCTACCTTGCTGGCTACCGCCGGTGCAGTCGAGGCACAGACCACGGCGGCGGCGGCGCCCGCCACGCAGCAGCGTGCGCAGGTGCCGGGCTACTACCGCATGGCGCTGGGTGACGATGTCGTGACCGCGCTGTATGACGGCTATGTCGACCTGCCCGCGAAGACGCTGCTGGGCTTGAGCGCGCAGTCGATCCAGGGCTTGCTCGCGCGGATGTTCGTGTCGTCCACGCCGGGCATGCAGACGGCGGTGAACGGCTATCTGATCGATGCCGGCAGCCAGCGGATCCTGGTCGACACCGGCTCCGGCACCTGCTTCGGCCCGACCATGGGTGGCCTGTTGGGCAATGTGCGCGCGGCGGGCTATCAGCCCGAGCAGATCGACGTGGTGCTGCTGACCCACCTGCATCCCGATCACGCCTGCGGGCTGCTGACGCCGCAGGGCCAGTCGGCGTACCCCAACGCGCAAGTCTACGTGGCCGCGCCGGAGGCAGACTTCTGGCTGAGCGAAGTCGTCGCGGCATCCAAGCCGAAGGACATGCAGCCCTTCTTCAAGATGGCGCGTGATGCCGTGGCGCCGTATGCCGCGGCCGGCCGGCTGAAACCGTTCAAGCCCGGCGACGAAGTGCTGCCGGGCGTGCGCTCGGTCACCGCCAACGGCCATACGCCGGGGCATAGCGGTTACCTGTTCGCTTCCAAGGGGCGCAGCCTGCTGGTGTGGGGCGACATCGTGCACAGCCATGCGGTGCAGTTCCAGCATCCGGAAGTCGCCATGGAGTTCGACGTCGATCCGAAGCAGGCCGTTGCCACGCGCCGCAGGCTGTTCGCGGAGGCCGCGCACGACAAACTGTGGGTGGGCGGCGCGCACCTGCCGTTCCCCGGCCTGG
The sequence above is a segment of the Ralstonia nicotianae genome. Coding sequences within it:
- a CDS encoding MBL fold metallo-hydrolase, coding for MRLFPTLSMPARTARAAALAATLLATAGAVEAQTTAAAAPATQQRAQVPGYYRMALGDDVVTALYDGYVDLPAKTLLGLSAQSIQGLLARMFVSSTPGMQTAVNGYLIDAGSQRILVDTGSGTCFGPTMGGLLGNVRAAGYQPEQIDVVLLTHLHPDHACGLLTPQGQSAYPNAQVYVAAPEADFWLSEVVAASKPKDMQPFFKMARDAVAPYAAAGRLKPFKPGDEVLPGVRSVTANGHTPGHSGYLFASKGRSLLVWGDIVHSHAVQFQHPEVAMEFDVDPKQAVATRRRLFAEAAHDKLWVGGAHLPFPGLGHVRKDGKAYAWVPIEYGPLRTDRQD